TGCCGCGGGAAGGGGTGAAGGTCTGCCGCGAGCGGGGCACCAACGTGCTCACCGTCACCGACATCTGCGACATGGGCCTGGAGGCGGCGGCCAGGTACGCCATCGAACGGGCCACCGACGGCACCGACTGCGTCTACATCTCCTTCGACATCGACTGCATCGATGCCGGTTTCGTGCCGGGCACCGGCTGGCCCGAGCCCGGCGGTCTGCTGCCGCGGGAAGCCCTCAAGCTGCTGGAGCTGATCGTGCGCAACGTTCCGGTCTGCGGCCTGGAGGTGGTGGAGGTCTCCCCGCCCTACGACATCAGCGACATGACCTCCCTGATGGCCACCCGGGTCATCTGCGACACCATGGCCCACCTGGTGGTGAGCGGCCAGCTGCCCCGGAAGTCAGCCCCCGCCTGGCTCTCCAGGGACTGCAACATGCAGGTCGACCGCGCCTGGAGATAGGGCATGCATGAAGTCGACATGACGCGCTGCCTGCTGCTGTCCATGAACGAGTGGAAGCAGCAGCACGCTCCCCAGGTGCCGGCGGTGAATCGGGTCCACCTCGAGGTGGGCACCTTCACCTGCGTCGAACCCGACCAGCTGGTGGTCACCTGGGCCGATGCCGTCAGGGGCAGCTGGCTCGACGGCGCCGAGCTGGTGATCGAGTCGGTGCCCCTGGTGGGGCGCTGCGTCCGCTGCCAGGCCACCTACAGCCCCGATCCCGCCGACGGCTTCCGCTCCCCCTGCTGCCACCACCCGATGGAGGAGATCGTCAGCGGCCGCGAACTGCGGATCCGCTCCGTCGCCTACGGCTTCGATACCGCTCCACCCACCGCTTCGCGCCCCACCGCCGCCCGCTGATCCGCCATGCACATGCCCCTCGAAGACAGCCTCGGCCTCAACCTGCTGGCGGCCAACCAGCACCGGGCCGAGCACAACCGCGAGCACTTCGACGCCTGGAATCTGCTCTGCCTCAACGTGATGAGCAGCCCCGGCGCCGGCAAGACCTCCCTGCTGGAGCGCAGCCTCGCCGCCCTCGCCGGGCGCTGGGCCATGGCCGTGCTCGAAGGCGACATGACCACCCTGCTCGACGCCGAGCGGCTGGAGGCCGTGGGGATTCCGGTGGTGCCGATCACCACCGGTCGCGCCTGCCACCTGGATGCCGCCATGGTCAGCGGTGGACTGAAGCTGCTCCGCCAGCGGCTCGATCCCGCCGCCCTGGACATCCTCTGGGTGGAGAACGTGGGCAACCTGGTCTGCCCCGCCGAATTCGCCATCGGTGAGCACCGCAAGGTGGCGCTGCTGAGTGTCACCGAGGGGGACGACAAGCCCCTCAAGTACCCGGTCATGTTCCGGGAAGCCGACTGCGTGCTGATCACCAAGGTGGATCTGCTGCCCCACCTGCCGGTGGATGTGGAGCGGATTGAGGCCCACATCCGCCAGGTCAACCCCCGCACCGCCGTGTTCCGCCTGTCCGCCACCACCGGAGAGGGCTTCGAGGCCTGGCACGACTGGCTCGACGCCCAGCGCCAGGCCGTCCAGACCTCCCCCGCCCTGCTGCACGCCTGATGAGTCACCAGCATCCCGCCTCCGACCCCACCACGGCCCTGCAGGCCGACCTGCGTTCGAAGGGGGTCCGCTACGCCCTGGCGAGCTTCGTGGACCTGCACGGGGTGAGCAAAGCCAAGGCCGTGCCCCTCGAGCACCTCGGCCAGATGATGGCCGGCTCCGAACTGTTCACCGGGGCGGCCCTCGACGGCGTTCCCCAGGAGGTGAGCGACGACGAGGTGGCCGCCGTCCCCGATCCCGCCAGCGTCACCGTGCTCCCGTGGCAGCCGGAGGTGGCCTGGTTCGCCAGCGACCTGCATCTCCATGGCCGGCCCTTCGACGCCTGCAGCCGCCACATCCTCGGCCGGGTGCGGCAGGAGGCAGCCACCATGGGCTTCCGCTTCAATCTCGGCATCGAGACCGAGTTCTTCGTGCTGAAGAAGGGGGCAGCCGGCGGCTGGGTTCCCTTCAGCGACCGCGACACCCTCGACAAGCCCGCCTACGACGTGCGCGGCCTGCTCGACAACCTGCCCTGGCTCGACGAACTGGTGCAGGCGATGAATGGCCTGGGCTGGGGGGTCTACTCCTTCGACCACGAGGACGGCCCCGGCCAGTTCGAGACCGATTTCGACTACGCCGACGTCCTCACCATGGCCGACCGGCTCACCTTCTTCAAGCTCATGGCCAAGGAGATCGCCCATCGGCACGGTCTGCTGGCGACCTTCATGCCCAAGCCCTTCGGGGACCGCACCGGCAGCGGCGCCCACTTCAACATGTCCCTGGCGGACCTTCAGACCGGGGTGAACCTGTTCGCCACGCCCGAGGCGACCCCCGGAGAGGTCACCAGGCTGGCGGAGCACTTCATCGCCGGTGTGCTCCGCCACGCCCCCGCCATCTGCGCGGTGATCGCCCCGACGGTCAACAGCTACAAGCGCCTGGTCGCCCAGGGGAGCATGTCGGGATTCACCTGGGCACCGGTGTTCGTCTGCTACGGCAACAACAACCGCACCAACATGCTGCGCATTCCCTCTCCCGGTGGCCGGGTGGAATGCCGGGCAGCCGACATCTCCTGCAACCCCTATCTCGGCGGTGCCTTGATGCTGGCGGCCGGGTTGGAAGGGATCCGGGAAGAACTGGATCCCGGCGCCCCCAACCTGGTGAATGCCTACACACTCAGCGCCGCGGAACGGGCCGATCGTGGCCTGAACATGTTGCCCCGAACCCTCGGTGAGGCGGTGGAGGCCTTCGCGGCGGATCCACTTGCCGAAAGCGTATTCGGTGATGCCATGTTCCAGGCCTTTATCTCCTACAAACGTGAAGAGTGGGAGTCCTACCACTCGGCAGTTTCCGAATGGGAACAGCAGCGTTATCTGGAGTTTTTCTGACCCTCTCCACCGGGGGCTCCCTGCACCGCCCAACCCCAGGGAACGGAGCCCCGCGCCCATCCGGGCGCCCGCAGAAAAGCGACTCACCCCAGTGGCGCCGCCACCATCCTTTCCCCGATTCCCCTGATGTTGAAAACCACCTTTTTCCGTCGTCAACGCCGGGCCATCGCCCTCGCCCTGATGGCCGCCCTCGGGGGAGGATTGCTGGCCGGTTGCCAGCAACCGGCCAGCCAGGAGACGCCCGTCAAGATCGGCTACAGCGCCTGGCCGGGCTGGTTTCCTTGGAAAGTCACCGAGGTCACGGGGCTATTCGACAAGCAGGGGGTGGCGGTCTCAATGCAATGGTTCGACGGCTACCTGGATTCGATCAACGCCCTCAACGCCGGCCAGCTGGACTGCAACAGCCAGACCCTCAACGACACGATCAGTTCGGTGGCGGGAGGAGCGGATCTTCAGGTGGTGCTCCAGAACGATTTCTCCACGGGCAATGATCAGATCATCGCCGCAGCCGAGATCAAGTCGATCCCCGATCTCAAGGGCAAGAAGGTCGCCGCCGAGGAAGGCACCGTTGACCACTTCCTGCTGCTGAAGGTGCTCAAGGATGCGGGTCTCTCCGCCAAGGACATCACCTTCGTTCCCCTCGAAACCGGCGCCGCCGCCGCCGCCTTCGCGGCCGGCAAGGTGGACGCCGCCGGCGTCTATGCCCCTTTCACCACCCAGGCCCTGAAACGGCCGGGCAGCCGGGCCCTGGCCACCTCCAAGGATCACCCAGGAGCGATCAGCGATCTGCTCGTCTGTCGCACGGAGTTCGTCGCCAAGAATCCCGAGAAGGTCCAGAAGATCGTCAACGCCTGGTTCGCCACGCTCACCACAATCAAGGACGACCCGGCCGGCACCCTGCCGATCCTGGTGGAGCGTTCCGGTGTCAGCGAAGCCGAGTTCAATGAGTACAACGCCGGCACCACCATCCAGACCCTCGAGGAGAACCGCAGCAACTTCAAGCTGGGCACCACGATGCTGTCGCTGCCCTACGCCGCCGAGCAGATCAGCGCCTTCCTGGTGGAGACGGGCCTGGCCAAGACCAAGCCTGACCTCACCAACCTGCTGAATTCCCAGTTCGTCGACAACGCCCGTTGAGCACCATGGCCCGGTCCCCCGCCCTGCGCCGCTTCCTCCGCCACCCCTGGGTTCTGGGGGTGCTCGGCATCCTCACCGTCTTCCTGATGTGGTGGCTGGTCACCGCCAGCGGCATGGTCGACAAACTCTTCCTGCCGAGCCCCGGAGCGGTGTGGCTGGCGGGCAGCGACCAGTTCCAGCGCGGCATCCTGGTGGCGGATGCGGTGGCCAGCATCCAGCGGGTGTTCATCGGCTTCGCCATCTCGGCAGGTCTGGCCCTTCCGATCGGCATCGCCATGGGCACGAACCGCACCATCTGCCACTTTCTGGAACCCCTGATGGCGCTGATCCGCTACATGCCGGCGCCCGCTTTCATCCCCCTGCTGATCATCTATTTCGGTCTCGAGGAGTTGCCGAAGGTGATGCTCATCTTCATCGGCACCTTCTTCTTCAACACCCTGATGATCATGGATGCGGTGAAGTTCGTTCCCTCCGAACTGGTGGAAACGGCCCTCACCCTGGGGGGCCGGGGCCTGCCGATCCTGACCCGGGTGGTAGCCCCTTACATCGCCCCCCAGGTGCTCGACACCTACCGCATCAACATGGCGTCGGCCTGGAACCTCGTCATCGTCGCCGAACTGGTGGCCGCCAACGAGGGCCTGGGCAAACGCATCAGTCTGGCCCAGCGATTCCTGCGTACTGATGAGATCTTCGTCGGTCTGATTGTGATCGGGCTGATCGGTCTGATGATCGATCTGGGTTTCCGGTTTCTGATGCGCCGGGCCTGTTCCTGGGCCAACTGAACCCCATGCATCTCCAGGTCTCCCAGGTTTCCAAGAGTTTCGGCGAGGGGCGAGATCGCAAGCTCGTTCTCGAGAACATCAGCTTCGAACTGGTCTCGGGTCAGTTCATGGCCCTGGTCGGCAGTTCCGGCTCCGGCAAGTCCACCGTGATGCGCCTGATCGCCGGTCTGGAGCGGCCCAGCGAAGGCACGATTCAGCTGGATGGCGTTCCGGTCCGGCGCCCCGGCTCCGACCGCGGCATGGTGTTCCAGAAGTACAGCCTCTATCCCTGGCTCACGGCGGCCCAGAACGTCGCCTTCGGCCTCTCCCTCCAGGGACGGGACAAGGCGGAGATCCGCGAACGGACCGCCTATTTCCTCGACGTGGTCGGGCTGGCGGATGCAGCCCGGCTGCTGCCTCGGGAACTTTCGGGGGGCATGCAGCAACGGGTGGCCATCGCCAGGGCCCTGGCGACCGAGCCGAAGGTGCTGCTGCTGGACGAACCGTTCGGGGCGCTGGACCTGCAGATCCGCGAATCGATGCAGGAATTCCTGCACGACCTCTGGAAGCGCACCGGACTCACCGCCCTGCTGATCACCCACGACATCGAGGAGGCGCTGCTGCTCGCCACCACCGTCCACATCATGGCGCCGCGGCCCGGCCGGATCGTCCACAGCGTCGACGTCCGGCTGGACCGCTCCGACCTGAGCCACCTGCGCGTGTCCCAGCCCTTCCTGGAACTACGCGAGGAACTGGCCAGCCGGCTGCGCAGCCTGGATGGCTCCCTGCTCTGAGCGTTCCGTCCGCCCCGTCCTGACCAACCGTTCCATGGACACCGCCACCCGGGCCGCCTTTCTGCCGCCGGAGCTCTACAGCTCCCCGTCCGTCGCCGCCCTCGAGCGCGAGCACTACGCCACCCGCTTCTGGCACCCCGTCGCCGCCGCCGCCGATCTGCCGGCGGGGCATGTGCGGGCGCTGGAGCTGCTGGGCCTTCCCATCCTGCTCTGCCATGGCACTGATGGCGCCGTGCGGGCCTTCCGCAACCGCTGTCCCCACCGGGCCGTGGCCTTCCGCGAACCGGCTGAGGGCAGCGTGGCCTGCCGAAGGCTGGTCTGCCCCTACCACGGCTGGACCTACGACCTGGGCGGAACGCTGCTGGCGGCCGCCAGGGAAGGGGAATTCGTCGACCCGTTCGATCGCGGCGCCTGGCCGCTGGAGGCCCTCGACTGCCAGGTTCGGTCCTCCCTGATCTGGGTGGCCCTGGGAGCCGATCCGATTCCCCTCGACGACCAGCTCGATCTGCCGCTGCAGGAAGCCCCCCAAGCCCTGGCCCAGACCCTGGAACCCCTGGCCTTCCATGAACGGGGGCTCGCCTGCAACTGGAAGATCGCCCACGACAACACCCTCGACGACTACCACGTCGCCATCGCGCACCCCACCACCCTGCATCGACTGCAGGGCCCGGTGCGCGACTACCGCCATCGCTTCGGCACCTGGGCCAATGTGCTGGCCACCCCCTCGCCGGAAGCGGACGGTGCGTTCCTCACCTTCGGCCTGCCGCCGTGGAACCACCTGCTGCTGTGGCCCGACGGACGCATGGCGATGATCCAGTTCCTGCCCGAGACCCTGGGCACCTGCCGGATGCAGGTGTGGTTGCTGGGCCCTGCCTCACGCCAGGCCGAAGGGGAGGCGCTGATGGCGGAGATGGTCCACTTCCTGGCCGAGGACCGCGCCCTGGTCGAGTCGGCCCAGCGGGGCTACGGGGATGGGTTCCGCACCGGCCCGCCGCACCGGCTGGAGGCCCGGATCCTGCACCAGCAGGCGATCTA
This genomic stretch from Cyanobium gracile PCC 6307 harbors:
- a CDS encoding hydrogenase maturation nickel metallochaperone HypA; translation: MHEVDMTRCLLLSMNEWKQQHAPQVPAVNRVHLEVGTFTCVEPDQLVVTWADAVRGSWLDGAELVIESVPLVGRCVRCQATYSPDPADGFRSPCCHHPMEEIVSGRELRIRSVAYGFDTAPPTASRPTAAR
- a CDS encoding ABC transporter substrate-binding protein, which gives rise to MLKTTFFRRQRRAIALALMAALGGGLLAGCQQPASQETPVKIGYSAWPGWFPWKVTEVTGLFDKQGVAVSMQWFDGYLDSINALNAGQLDCNSQTLNDTISSVAGGADLQVVLQNDFSTGNDQIIAAAEIKSIPDLKGKKVAAEEGTVDHFLLLKVLKDAGLSAKDITFVPLETGAAAAAFAAGKVDAAGVYAPFTTQALKRPGSRALATSKDHPGAISDLLVCRTEFVAKNPEKVQKIVNAWFATLTTIKDDPAGTLPILVERSGVSEAEFNEYNAGTTIQTLEENRSNFKLGTTMLSLPYAAEQISAFLVETGLAKTKPDLTNLLNSQFVDNAR
- the hypB gene encoding hydrogenase nickel incorporation protein HypB translates to MHMPLEDSLGLNLLAANQHRAEHNREHFDAWNLLCLNVMSSPGAGKTSLLERSLAALAGRWAMAVLEGDMTTLLDAERLEAVGIPVVPITTGRACHLDAAMVSGGLKLLRQRLDPAALDILWVENVGNLVCPAEFAIGEHRKVALLSVTEGDDKPLKYPVMFREADCVLITKVDLLPHLPVDVERIEAHIRQVNPRTAVFRLSATTGEGFEAWHDWLDAQRQAVQTSPALLHA
- a CDS encoding ABC transporter ATP-binding protein, translated to MHLQVSQVSKSFGEGRDRKLVLENISFELVSGQFMALVGSSGSGKSTVMRLIAGLERPSEGTIQLDGVPVRRPGSDRGMVFQKYSLYPWLTAAQNVAFGLSLQGRDKAEIRERTAYFLDVVGLADAARLLPRELSGGMQQRVAIARALATEPKVLLLDEPFGALDLQIRESMQEFLHDLWKRTGLTALLITHDIEEALLLATTVHIMAPRPGRIVHSVDVRLDRSDLSHLRVSQPFLELREELASRLRSLDGSLL
- a CDS encoding aromatic ring-hydroxylating oxygenase subunit alpha, yielding MDTATRAAFLPPELYSSPSVAALEREHYATRFWHPVAAAADLPAGHVRALELLGLPILLCHGTDGAVRAFRNRCPHRAVAFREPAEGSVACRRLVCPYHGWTYDLGGTLLAAAREGEFVDPFDRGAWPLEALDCQVRSSLIWVALGADPIPLDDQLDLPLQEAPQALAQTLEPLAFHERGLACNWKIAHDNTLDDYHVAIAHPTTLHRLQGPVRDYRHRFGTWANVLATPSPEADGAFLTFGLPPWNHLLLWPDGRMAMIQFLPETLGTCRMQVWLLGPASRQAEGEALMAEMVHFLAEDRALVESAQRGYGDGFRTGPPHRLEARILHQQAIYAALLEPWYASGRMPR
- the glnT gene encoding type III glutamate--ammonia ligase, with the protein product MSHQHPASDPTTALQADLRSKGVRYALASFVDLHGVSKAKAVPLEHLGQMMAGSELFTGAALDGVPQEVSDDEVAAVPDPASVTVLPWQPEVAWFASDLHLHGRPFDACSRHILGRVRQEAATMGFRFNLGIETEFFVLKKGAAGGWVPFSDRDTLDKPAYDVRGLLDNLPWLDELVQAMNGLGWGVYSFDHEDGPGQFETDFDYADVLTMADRLTFFKLMAKEIAHRHGLLATFMPKPFGDRTGSGAHFNMSLADLQTGVNLFATPEATPGEVTRLAEHFIAGVLRHAPAICAVIAPTVNSYKRLVAQGSMSGFTWAPVFVCYGNNNRTNMLRIPSPGGRVECRAADISCNPYLGGALMLAAGLEGIREELDPGAPNLVNAYTLSAAERADRGLNMLPRTLGEAVEAFAADPLAESVFGDAMFQAFISYKREEWESYHSAVSEWEQQRYLEFF
- a CDS encoding ABC transporter permease, translating into MARSPALRRFLRHPWVLGVLGILTVFLMWWLVTASGMVDKLFLPSPGAVWLAGSDQFQRGILVADAVASIQRVFIGFAISAGLALPIGIAMGTNRTICHFLEPLMALIRYMPAPAFIPLLIIYFGLEELPKVMLIFIGTFFFNTLMIMDAVKFVPSELVETALTLGGRGLPILTRVVAPYIAPQVLDTYRINMASAWNLVIVAELVAANEGLGKRISLAQRFLRTDEIFVGLIVIGLIGLMIDLGFRFLMRRACSWAN